A portion of the Cloacibacillus sp. genome contains these proteins:
- a CDS encoding GntR family transcriptional regulator, whose translation MMQRSRIYNTSSDFVYLDLRGKIVSKELKPSQRLLEVKIATEMGVSRTPVREALRRLANEGLVKIVPNSGARVAAPTVNEMESAYNVREYLESLSVELACRNGMDRRVLERLEEVLRSEESAFENKDLDAFLEANNTFHRLIAESGKNNVLCEYIDNIMLRTNVYIFFYDQFDEKDNYSSQEHRAILRAIAQRDKERAQEHMREHLHHSHRVLEVPDSRKKD comes from the coding sequence ATGATGCAGCGTTCCAGGATATATAACACATCTTCGGATTTTGTCTATCTCGATCTGCGCGGCAAGATCGTCAGCAAGGAGCTGAAGCCGTCGCAGAGACTGCTCGAGGTAAAGATAGCGACAGAGATGGGAGTGAGCAGGACTCCCGTGCGCGAGGCGCTGAGGCGCCTTGCCAACGAGGGGCTGGTCAAGATCGTCCCCAACAGCGGCGCGAGAGTGGCGGCCCCGACGGTGAACGAAATGGAAAGCGCCTATAATGTGCGCGAATATCTTGAAAGCCTCAGCGTGGAGCTCGCCTGCCGCAACGGTATGGACCGCCGTGTGCTTGAACGGCTGGAAGAGGTGCTGCGCTCCGAGGAGAGCGCCTTTGAAAATAAGGATCTCGACGCCTTTCTTGAGGCAAATAACACCTTCCACCGCCTCATCGCGGAATCGGGAAAGAACAATGTGCTCTGCGAGTATATTGACAACATCATGCTCCGTACCAACGTCTATATCTTCTTCTACGACCAGTTCGACGAGAAGGATAACTACTCTTCGCAGGAGCACCGGGCGATACTCCGCGCGATAGCCCAGCGTGACAAGGAGAGGGCGCAGGAGCATATGAGGGAGCATCTGCACCATTCGCATCGGGTGCTTGAAGTGCCTGATTCAAGAAAAAAAGATTGA
- the thiC gene encoding phosphomethylpyrimidine synthase ThiC — MEYRTQMEAARRGILTKEMTAVAEKEHIEAGKLMKLLAEGRAIIPCNRLHTVISPNGLGSMLRTKINVNLGTSRDMTDLEMEFQKVRSAVEMGAEAIMDLSSFGDTRKFRRCLTENCPAMIGTVPIYDAVVYYNKPLAQITAAEWIDIARMHARDGVDFMTVHCGINRDTAEKFKKNRRLTNIVSHGGSIIFAWMEMTGNENPFYERFDELLDICREYDVTLSLGDACRPGCIADATDASQIGELITLGELTKRAWARDVQVMIEGPGHMPLNQIAANMEIEKTLCHGAPFYVLGPIITDVAPGYDHITSAIGGALAAANGAAFLCYVTPAEHLRLPGVDDIKEGIIAARIAAHAADIAKGVPGAKDWDHDMSLARKKLDWEKMFTLAIDPEKARRYRAESKPEREDTCSMCGNFCAVRNMNRILDGEIVSIFDE; from the coding sequence GTGGAATATCGGACGCAGATGGAGGCGGCGCGCAGAGGAATCCTCACGAAGGAGATGACTGCGGTCGCGGAGAAGGAGCACATTGAGGCGGGTAAGCTGATGAAGCTGCTGGCGGAGGGGCGGGCGATAATCCCCTGCAACAGGCTGCACACCGTGATCTCGCCGAATGGGTTGGGCTCGATGCTCAGGACGAAGATCAACGTCAACCTCGGCACCTCGCGGGACATGACCGACTTGGAGATGGAATTTCAGAAGGTGCGCAGCGCCGTCGAAATGGGTGCGGAGGCGATCATGGACCTCAGCTCCTTTGGGGATACAAGAAAATTCCGCCGCTGTCTGACGGAAAACTGTCCCGCGATGATCGGCACCGTACCGATTTATGACGCCGTGGTCTATTATAACAAGCCGCTCGCGCAGATAACGGCGGCGGAGTGGATCGACATCGCGCGCATGCACGCGCGGGACGGGGTCGATTTCATGACCGTCCATTGCGGCATCAACCGTGACACGGCGGAAAAATTCAAAAAAAATAGGCGTCTGACGAATATCGTCTCCCACGGCGGCTCGATAATCTTCGCCTGGATGGAGATGACCGGCAATGAAAATCCATTCTACGAACGCTTTGACGAGCTGCTCGACATCTGCCGCGAATATGACGTGACGCTGAGCTTGGGCGACGCCTGCCGTCCCGGCTGTATCGCGGACGCTACCGACGCCTCGCAGATCGGCGAACTGATAACGCTCGGAGAGCTGACAAAACGGGCCTGGGCGAGAGATGTGCAGGTGATGATAGAGGGGCCGGGGCACATGCCGCTGAACCAGATCGCGGCGAATATGGAGATAGAAAAGACCCTCTGCCACGGAGCGCCCTTCTACGTGCTCGGTCCGATCATCACCGACGTCGCCCCCGGCTATGACCATATCACCTCCGCGATAGGCGGCGCGCTGGCCGCCGCGAACGGAGCCGCCTTCCTCTGTTATGTGACGCCCGCCGAACATCTGCGTCTGCCCGGCGTCGACGACATCAAGGAGGGAATAATCGCCGCGCGGATCGCGGCGCACGCCGCCGACATCGCCAAGGGAGTGCCGGGCGCGAAGGACTGGGATCACGACATGAGCCTCGCGCGTAAAAAGCTCGACTGGGAAAAGATGTTCACGCTGGCGATAGACCCGGAAAAGGCGAGGCGCTACCGCGCCGAATCAAAGCCCGAAAGGGAGGATACCTGCAGCATGTGCGGCAACTTCTGCGCCGTCAGAAATATGAACCGCATCCTGGACGGAGAGATCGTCTCTATTTTTGACGAATAG